In Candidatus Methylacidiphilales bacterium, one DNA window encodes the following:
- a CDS encoding NlpC/P60 family protein yields MPPFFITGVMIEYFETWRIVSSYMMRTAAVILLCWLVPYLQAQDAIVPTPAPLTPTLPEPRPELQPDSPPPVALRFFTKNPPAIQALIRKCFELDALKLGYVYGSADPKNGAMDCSGTIFYLLQQAGFKDVPRQADGFYRQAWEAGLFFAVNAAGFDSFEWKHLRPGDLLFWTGTYDVKRDPPVSHVMLYLGEEEGTGRKLMFGASENRPYGHERKSGVGVFDFDLPKPEKSGTAARFIGYAHILGLQ; encoded by the coding sequence ATGCCGCCGTTTTTCATTACAGGCGTCATGATTGAGTATTTTGAAACATGGCGTATTGTGTCATCCTATATGATGCGAACGGCTGCTGTTATATTGCTTTGTTGGCTGGTTCCGTATTTGCAGGCGCAGGATGCAATCGTCCCAACACCAGCCCCGTTGACGCCCACGTTGCCGGAGCCCCGTCCGGAGCTTCAGCCCGACAGCCCGCCGCCGGTAGCTTTGAGATTTTTTACAAAAAACCCGCCGGCCATCCAGGCGTTGATCCGCAAATGTTTCGAATTGGATGCGCTGAAATTGGGATATGTTTATGGATCAGCCGATCCAAAAAACGGGGCCATGGATTGTTCGGGCACGATATTTTATCTTTTGCAACAGGCGGGATTCAAGGATGTGCCGCGGCAGGCCGATGGCTTTTATCGGCAGGCATGGGAGGCGGGACTCTTTTTTGCCGTCAACGCAGCGGGATTTGACTCCTTCGAATGGAAACATTTGCGTCCGGGCGACCTGCTGTTCTGGACCGGTACTTATGATGTCAAGCGCGACCCGCCGGTCTCGCATGTCATGCTTTACCTGGGCGAGGAGGAGGGCACGGGGCGGAAATTGATGTTTGGTGCCAGCGAGAACCGCCCGTATGGCCATGAACGGAAGTCCGGTGTGGGAGTATTTGACTTTGACCTTCCGAAGCCCGAAAAGTCCGGCACGGCCGCCCGGTTTATCGGCTATGCCCATATTTTGGGGTTGCAGTAA
- a CDS encoding LON peptidase substrate-binding domain-containing protein — MQLPDEVGIMVLPRIVFFPHSLIPLHIFEPRYRVMLQQALAGQRMFALCQAVPADYEQNRPIPAHTGGIGLIRACVQNKDGTSNLILQGIHRVHFPTFTRTQPYYTGRPIPVCSDGPLNLRQAKALAERVLKTVHDSPQYRERLPEELFNFLSSLQDYNTLVDVVAGSFIHCTQRKQRIIESNDVEQRLGILADSLQAEQSRP, encoded by the coding sequence ATGCAACTTCCCGATGAGGTCGGAATCATGGTCCTGCCCAGGATCGTCTTTTTTCCCCATAGCCTCATCCCCCTTCATATTTTCGAACCCCGCTACCGGGTTATGCTCCAACAGGCCCTCGCCGGCCAGCGCATGTTCGCCCTTTGCCAGGCTGTTCCTGCCGATTATGAACAAAACCGGCCCATTCCCGCCCATACAGGCGGAATTGGACTGATCCGAGCCTGCGTCCAAAACAAGGACGGCACCTCCAACTTGATCCTCCAAGGCATCCACCGCGTCCATTTCCCAACCTTTACTCGAACCCAGCCTTATTATACAGGACGCCCAATACCGGTCTGCTCCGATGGCCCTCTCAACCTGCGCCAGGCAAAGGCCCTCGCCGAACGGGTGCTGAAAACCGTCCATGATTCTCCCCAATACCGCGAAAGGCTGCCCGAGGAGCTTTTTAACTTCCTCTCCAGCCTGCAGGATTACAATACCTTGGTGGACGTCGTGGCCGGCAGCTTTATCCATTGTACCCAGCGCAAACAAAGAATCATTGAATCCAACGACGTGGAACAGCGCCTCGGCATTCTGGCCGATTCCCTGCAGGCCGAACAAAGCCGACCTTAA
- a CDS encoding glycosyltransferase, with protein MPRPVVSFIMPVWEDNRMAASLVKGFPLQPDSAEWIVAAVDPSEELVQLARRGKMRLVRCAHPSRGAQMNAGAAVARGSLLCFHHADSEFRRKHLKALLEIAGNKDITGGAFHRHFDKRRPWMRRWEPLLRFLNSAAGPLLGDQSIFVKAWIFQKMGGFADIPLMEDLEFSGRLRSLGKVVLLDPPLTSSGLRFNGMGSRHALVLNGLFAALFYMGLNPAILHHWYYRARLKAPSRPRRKKSAKRKRLH; from the coding sequence ATGCCACGACCCGTTGTCAGTTTCATCATGCCGGTCTGGGAAGACAACCGGATGGCAGCCAGTTTGGTGAAAGGCTTTCCGCTTCAGCCGGATTCGGCGGAATGGATAGTTGCCGCGGTGGACCCTTCGGAGGAACTTGTTCAATTGGCGCGGCGCGGGAAAATGCGACTGGTGCGATGCGCCCATCCTTCGCGCGGCGCCCAAATGAATGCGGGAGCGGCAGTGGCCCGTGGATCGTTGCTTTGCTTTCACCATGCGGATTCGGAATTCCGCAGAAAGCATCTCAAGGCCTTGCTCGAAATCGCAGGGAATAAGGACATAACAGGCGGCGCCTTTCACAGGCATTTTGACAAGCGCCGTCCGTGGATGCGGCGTTGGGAACCTCTGCTGCGATTTTTGAATTCCGCCGCCGGACCGCTGCTGGGGGATCAATCCATTTTTGTGAAGGCCTGGATATTTCAAAAAATGGGGGGGTTCGCTGACATTCCGTTGATGGAAGATCTTGAATTTTCCGGCCGCTTGCGAAGCTTGGGGAAAGTCGTCCTCCTCGATCCCCCGTTGACTTCATCGGGTCTTCGTTTCAACGGCATGGGAAGCCGGCATGCCCTGGTGCTGAATGGGTTGTTTGCCGCCCTGTTTTATATGGGGCTCAACCCGGCGATCCTGCACCACTGGTATTACCGGGCCCGGCTGAAAGCTCCGAGCCGCCCGCGCAGGAAAAAATCCGCCAAGCGGAAGCGGCTCCATTGA
- the glmM gene encoding phosphoglucosamine mutase translates to MKRKWFGTDGIRGEFGREPMTPGFVYRCGLAAAKHFGASLAAPLFVVGRDTRKSGPVLESALCQGLVDGGAQTRRIGVLPTAAVSMLTVKLGASAGVMISASHNPYEDNGIKFFGPDGFKLPDEEEEKLEAAIDAAQEAPHSFSSPKPDFEADPASLQAYRETLKQSLPQSFSLAGLRICVDTAHGAAWKSTPWILTGLGAQVSESASRPNGENINLNCGSLHPEALQSDLKKYPGAIGICHDGDADRVVILDEDADPLDGDELLAIAGLHAISRGALRKSTVVATVMSNLGLDEALRKAGGRLERTAVGDRYVLEAMRAGGYAIGGEQSGHMLFLDYLPTGDGLLSALQILKVLVESGRPLKELRRAMRKYPQKLYNLKVREKKPLEQLPKVRAAIAEVENEMAGKGRVLVRYSGTENKIRILLEKSETEGMESQARRILAALENSPGLL, encoded by the coding sequence TTGAAACGAAAGTGGTTTGGCACCGACGGCATTCGCGGCGAGTTCGGACGCGAACCCATGACGCCGGGATTTGTTTACCGCTGCGGGCTTGCGGCAGCAAAACATTTCGGCGCCTCGCTTGCCGCGCCGTTGTTTGTCGTCGGACGCGACACACGCAAATCCGGCCCTGTATTGGAGTCTGCGTTATGTCAGGGATTGGTAGACGGCGGCGCACAAACGCGCCGGATCGGCGTCCTGCCGACAGCGGCTGTCTCGATGCTCACCGTCAAGCTTGGGGCCTCCGCAGGGGTCATGATCAGCGCCTCCCACAATCCCTATGAGGACAACGGCATCAAATTTTTCGGGCCGGACGGTTTCAAACTGCCGGACGAGGAGGAGGAAAAGCTGGAGGCCGCAATCGATGCCGCGCAGGAAGCCCCCCATTCATTCAGCAGCCCGAAACCCGATTTTGAAGCCGATCCCGCCAGCTTGCAGGCTTACCGGGAAACCCTGAAACAAAGCCTTCCCCAGTCATTTTCGCTCGCGGGTTTGCGGATTTGTGTGGATACCGCGCATGGCGCCGCCTGGAAAAGTACGCCCTGGATTTTGACCGGGCTCGGCGCGCAGGTAAGCGAATCCGCATCCCGACCCAACGGTGAAAATATCAATCTAAACTGCGGGAGCCTGCATCCGGAGGCGTTGCAATCCGATTTAAAAAAATATCCCGGCGCCATTGGCATCTGCCATGACGGTGACGCTGACCGGGTTGTAATTCTCGACGAGGATGCCGATCCCCTTGACGGCGACGAACTGTTGGCAATCGCGGGTCTTCACGCAATCTCCAGAGGCGCCTTGCGGAAAAGCACCGTTGTTGCGACTGTGATGAGCAATCTCGGGCTGGATGAGGCGCTTCGCAAAGCCGGCGGTCGTCTGGAGCGGACGGCGGTCGGCGACCGCTATGTGCTCGAAGCCATGCGTGCGGGAGGTTATGCCATTGGCGGGGAACAATCGGGGCACATGTTGTTTCTGGATTATCTGCCGACGGGCGACGGATTGCTCAGCGCGCTGCAGATTTTGAAAGTGCTGGTGGAATCCGGACGGCCCTTGAAGGAATTGCGCCGCGCCATGCGAAAATATCCACAGAAGCTTTATAATCTCAAGGTTCGTGAAAAAAAGCCACTGGAACAATTGCCCAAGGTGCGGGCGGCGATTGCCGAAGTTGAAAATGAAATGGCCGGCAAGGGCCGCGTGCTGGTACGTTATTCGGGTACTGAAAACAAAATCCGCATCCTGCTGGAAAAATCCGAAACAGAGGGAATGGAAAGCCAGGCGCGGCGGATTCTGGCGGCCCTGGAGAACTCTCCCGGCCTGCTTTAA
- the cdaA gene encoding diadenylate cyclase CdaA — protein sequence MDWLQLLAGISLLGAVFLYFRNASRVTRGVRVLLGFLFVLGLALLAAGLHVNLIATILNTSYAIVILALAVVFQPELRRFLFEVARLFSKKHNSNQQLLIESVVRSISELQEKELGAIIAVERSMSNTQTRESGVLIDGKVSEELLTTLFFDKTPLHDGGVIIRGDRLVAAGCIFPLTQRQDLDRNLGLRHRAGLGITEESDAVAVILSEERREISIALNGKLERRLTPDELRQRLTELLVGQTSSRSSIVKKPHTRRKKQGKAA from the coding sequence ATGGACTGGTTGCAATTATTGGCCGGCATTTCCCTCTTGGGAGCCGTATTTTTGTATTTCCGAAACGCTTCCCGCGTCACGCGGGGCGTACGGGTCTTACTGGGCTTCCTTTTCGTCCTGGGCCTTGCCCTGCTGGCTGCAGGGCTGCATGTAAACCTCATCGCTACGATTTTGAACACCTCTTATGCCATTGTGATCCTGGCTTTGGCTGTTGTTTTTCAACCGGAATTGCGCCGTTTTCTTTTTGAGGTGGCCCGGCTTTTTTCCAAAAAACATAATTCCAACCAGCAGTTGCTGATCGAAAGCGTCGTACGCTCCATCTCCGAACTTCAGGAAAAGGAGCTCGGCGCCATTATTGCCGTCGAGAGGTCGATGAGCAACACCCAGACACGCGAGAGCGGGGTGCTGATTGATGGCAAAGTATCCGAGGAATTATTGACCACCCTGTTTTTTGACAAAACCCCGTTGCACGATGGCGGCGTGATCATCAGGGGCGACAGGCTGGTTGCAGCCGGCTGTATCTTCCCTTTGACGCAGCGCCAGGATTTGGACCGCAACTTGGGACTGCGCCACCGCGCAGGACTTGGCATTACCGAGGAGAGCGATGCCGTTGCCGTCATCTTGTCCGAGGAGCGGCGTGAAATTTCAATCGCATTGAACGGAAAACTGGAACGCCGCCTGACACCGGACGAACTCAGGCAACGCCTGACGGAATTGCTGGTCGGGCAAACCTCCTCCAGGTCTTCCATCGTCAAGAAGCCCCACACGCGCAGAAAAAAGCAGGGGAAAGCGGCTTGA
- a CDS encoding SWIB/MDM2 domain-containing protein, whose protein sequence is MATKKKSKVKAKKSTAKKSARKPNAAFMKAVQPDALLAAVVGSKPLPRTELTKKLWDYIKKNKLQDAKVRTNINADDKLKAVFNGKKTVSMFEMTKLVSGHVK, encoded by the coding sequence ATGGCAACCAAAAAGAAAAGCAAAGTAAAAGCAAAGAAATCAACCGCTAAAAAATCCGCCCGCAAACCCAATGCGGCGTTTATGAAAGCGGTCCAGCCCGACGCACTTCTGGCAGCAGTCGTTGGCTCCAAACCGCTGCCAAGAACCGAGCTCACCAAAAAGCTCTGGGACTACATCAAGAAAAACAAACTGCAGGACGCAAAAGTCCGGACCAACATCAATGCCGATGACAAACTGAAAGCAGTTTTCAACGGCAAGAAGACGGTCAGCATGTTTGAAATGACAAAGCTGGTTTCCGGCCACGTAAAATAA
- the folP gene encoding dihydropteroate synthase: MMLWQHAHGSLEIGNRPVLMGILNITPDSFSDGGSHFRLGDALARAEEMATAGAHILDVGGESTRPGATPVEEEEELRRVIPVIEAIHRRLPHMLISVDTYKARVALEALKAGAAIVNDVSAGRWSPGMLEVLSNSQAGYVAMHSLDRPDRMQLNVKYADVVAEVYDFLAGLQTRLESAGINSDRLVFDAGIGFGKSPEHNLKLIAAHETWGKLGRPILWGISRKSFISKILNVEPDDRLTGSLSLHARLLESGLPQIWRVHEVEEYAKFLDMWFRLDLH, encoded by the coding sequence ATGATGCTTTGGCAACATGCCCACGGATCATTGGAGATCGGCAACAGACCGGTTCTGATGGGTATCCTGAATATCACGCCCGATTCCTTTTCGGACGGCGGCTCGCATTTCCGCTTGGGCGACGCACTCGCGCGGGCGGAGGAAATGGCGACTGCGGGAGCCCATATCCTGGACGTCGGGGGAGAGTCCACGCGTCCAGGCGCAACACCCGTGGAGGAAGAGGAGGAACTGCGGCGGGTGATTCCGGTCATCGAGGCAATACACAGACGCCTGCCTCACATGTTGATTTCAGTTGATACCTACAAGGCGCGGGTGGCGCTTGAAGCCCTGAAAGCCGGGGCGGCGATTGTGAACGACGTCAGCGCCGGGCGCTGGAGTCCGGGCATGTTGGAAGTGCTGAGCAACTCGCAGGCCGGTTATGTGGCCATGCACAGCCTCGACCGTCCGGATCGGATGCAACTCAACGTAAAATATGCGGATGTGGTGGCCGAGGTTTATGATTTTCTGGCCGGACTTCAAACGCGGCTCGAGTCTGCGGGAATCAATTCCGACAGGCTGGTCTTCGACGCCGGCATCGGATTTGGAAAATCTCCGGAGCATAACCTTAAGCTGATCGCCGCACACGAAACATGGGGGAAGCTTGGCAGGCCGATCCTGTGGGGCATTTCCAGAAAATCCTTTATTTCCAAGATTTTAAATGTTGAGCCAGATGATAGGCTTACAGGATCGCTTTCCCTTCACGCTCGTTTGCTGGAATCGGGCCTGCCGCAAATCTGGCGGGTACATGAAGTGGAGGAATACGCGAAATTTCTCGATATGTGGTTCCGGCTTGATCTGCACTAA
- a CDS encoding DUF1266 domain-containing protein, with translation MNDRDVMRLASWIASILACICLSGLPLRAAQTGVNEEKSNSLNENLVEYCRKGDLPAVEMSLSQGASLTYRNSYTETALMNAADTGQTDVVRFLLAKGADPAVSNKDNRTALTFALIGRHQASALLLLDAMQDSNSLKASDKFGDNYLTWAAGYDGREAVRRLMERKVPVDLPGRDGETALSYAAENDLPEMMEILLSYKANPNLPDKEGKTPYAHAAEWAHVELMNRLVKAGAIAKKTCLKLPNISSNTKLVTNRHWCLSAAALLTFSNYESCEWLGGYPPGKNVESNRRRLDYWWGVKDRKAAIKELKWLEKDGHRVNYRKYLEEIQNSKPESQPPEGLARAWIIIQEYLLSRGKRSLHGRFTAEEIATIRQESTRHKAKNLLAWDYCRIINLAGWCHHAGYISEEEAWQHIFPAARKLQSTYCSWKEMSDDYILGRVIWQKEPQDRMSYLQERLLDPSEPASPWAKLPWQTPLQ, from the coding sequence GTGAATGATCGGGACGTTATGCGTCTTGCCTCATGGATCGCTTCAATCCTGGCCTGCATCTGCCTGTCCGGCTTGCCGCTGCGTGCGGCACAGACCGGCGTCAACGAAGAAAAGTCAAATTCCCTGAACGAAAATCTCGTGGAGTATTGCCGCAAGGGTGATTTGCCGGCTGTGGAGATGTCACTTTCCCAGGGGGCTTCCTTGACATACCGCAACAGCTATACCGAGACCGCTCTGATGAATGCGGCCGACACCGGGCAAACCGATGTCGTTCGCTTTTTGCTGGCAAAAGGGGCGGACCCTGCAGTCAGCAACAAGGACAACAGGACGGCCTTGACCTTCGCCTTGATCGGCAGGCACCAGGCAAGCGCATTGCTTTTATTGGATGCCATGCAGGATTCGAACAGCCTGAAAGCCTCAGACAAATTTGGGGACAATTACCTGACATGGGCGGCAGGATACGATGGCAGGGAGGCCGTTCGCAGGCTCATGGAACGAAAGGTTCCCGTTGATCTGCCCGGACGGGATGGGGAAACTGCGTTATCCTACGCCGCGGAAAACGATTTGCCTGAAATGATGGAAATCCTCCTTTCCTACAAAGCCAATCCCAATCTGCCCGACAAAGAGGGGAAAACGCCCTATGCCCATGCAGCCGAATGGGCGCACGTGGAACTCATGAACCGGCTCGTAAAGGCGGGTGCGATCGCGAAAAAGACCTGTTTAAAACTTCCTAACATATCTTCCAACACCAAACTCGTCACAAACCGCCACTGGTGCCTGTCGGCTGCAGCCCTGCTGACCTTTAGCAATTATGAAAGCTGCGAATGGCTTGGAGGCTATCCTCCTGGGAAAAATGTCGAAAGCAACCGGCGCAGGCTTGACTACTGGTGGGGCGTAAAGGACAGGAAAGCCGCCATCAAGGAATTAAAGTGGCTGGAAAAGGACGGGCACCGGGTGAATTACCGCAAATACCTTGAGGAAATACAAAATTCAAAGCCGGAATCCCAACCTCCGGAAGGATTGGCTCGGGCCTGGATTATTATTCAGGAATATCTGCTCAGCAGAGGGAAACGTTCCCTGCATGGCCGGTTTACTGCAGAGGAAATCGCCACGATCCGGCAGGAATCAACCCGGCACAAGGCCAAAAATTTGCTGGCCTGGGATTATTGCCGGATCATCAATTTGGCCGGCTGGTGCCATCATGCCGGTTACATTTCCGAAGAGGAGGCCTGGCAGCATATTTTCCCGGCAGCCCGCAAGCTGCAATCGACCTATTGCTCATGGAAAGAGATGTCGGATGATTATATTCTGGGCAGGGTCATTTGGCAGAAGGAACCCCAGGACAGAATGTCCTATTTGCAGGAAAGATTGCTCGATCCCTCTGAACCGGCCAGCCCCTGGGCCAAACTACCCTGGCAAACACCGCTTCAGTAG
- the ftsH gene encoding ATP-dependent zinc metalloprotease FtsH: MSSQNQPPRPPKLPKAPIRKNGDNGNAPQPSNWRGLVLMLVASSVLLLAFYARQGKMDGSEKEYNFQEFSQLLNDKKIETVTLVTEPSFSPTAVYLKGKLKSNSGQPVAKGSPAPERYRVSVNLNFQKDLLDVLKNAGFDKVPQINVDNTIWQTILGMLPFVLFIVVMYLLFRQQLRMAGKSAFNFGRSKAKILNKDKNRITFKDVAGVDEAKEEVKEIVEFLKDPKKFQRLGGRIPKGVLMVGPPGTGKTLLAKAIAGEADVPFYGISGSDFVEMFVGVGASRVRDMFEQGRKSAPCLVFIDEIDAVGRSRGHGLGGGHDEREQTLNALLVEMDGIDTQEGVIIIAATNRKDVLDPALLRPGRFDREVNVSLPDVKGREQILQVHSGKVKVSDKVNWAVIARGTPGFSGAELANLINEAALLAARRNAEAIEQPDLEEARDKVRWGRERRSLAMSEAEKRNTAYHEAGHAILSILLEHTDPLHKVTIIPRGPSLGVTMSLPEGDVWSYYRRKLRDIMCMTMGGRVAEEVLLGDVCSGAAMDIRQVTAIARKMVCEWGMSEKLGMVEYGTHQDYVFLGRDISRPRDYSEATAEEIDREVLSLVNEAHDRAKTIITENKDKVEAIAKALIEYETLDGKQVDDIVKLGRMQEPPHKTLTPPSQPNPQEPLGGGKPVKDPKDNDGLLPGLQGAPAGV; the protein is encoded by the coding sequence ATGTCGTCACAAAACCAGCCGCCGCGCCCGCCCAAGCTTCCCAAGGCCCCCATTCGAAAAAATGGAGACAATGGAAACGCCCCGCAACCCTCCAACTGGAGAGGGTTGGTATTGATGCTGGTTGCCTCTTCAGTCCTGCTCCTGGCCTTCTACGCACGACAGGGCAAAATGGATGGCTCCGAAAAGGAATATAATTTCCAGGAATTTTCCCAACTATTGAACGATAAAAAAATCGAAACCGTCACTTTGGTGACGGAACCTTCCTTTTCACCCACTGCCGTCTATTTAAAAGGCAAACTCAAATCCAATTCCGGCCAGCCGGTTGCCAAGGGAAGCCCCGCGCCGGAACGCTACCGCGTTTCAGTCAACCTGAACTTCCAAAAAGATCTGCTGGATGTCCTGAAAAATGCCGGCTTTGACAAGGTCCCCCAGATCAATGTCGATAACACCATCTGGCAAACCATTCTCGGCATGCTCCCCTTCGTTCTTTTCATCGTGGTGATGTATCTGCTCTTCCGGCAACAGCTCCGGATGGCGGGAAAATCAGCCTTCAATTTCGGGCGCAGCAAGGCAAAGATCCTGAACAAGGACAAAAACCGCATCACATTCAAGGACGTCGCCGGTGTGGACGAGGCCAAGGAGGAAGTGAAGGAAATTGTCGAATTTCTCAAGGACCCGAAAAAATTCCAGCGCCTCGGCGGCCGGATTCCCAAAGGCGTCCTCATGGTGGGACCTCCCGGCACGGGAAAAACCCTGCTGGCCAAAGCCATTGCGGGCGAGGCCGACGTGCCGTTCTACGGCATCAGCGGCTCCGACTTTGTGGAAATGTTCGTCGGCGTCGGCGCTTCCCGCGTGCGCGACATGTTCGAGCAGGGCCGCAAATCCGCTCCGTGCCTGGTCTTCATCGACGAAATCGACGCCGTTGGGCGCAGCCGCGGCCATGGCCTCGGCGGCGGACATGACGAACGCGAACAAACCCTTAACGCTTTGCTGGTGGAAATGGACGGCATCGACACCCAGGAGGGCGTCATCATCATCGCCGCCACCAACCGCAAGGACGTGCTCGACCCCGCTCTACTCCGCCCAGGCCGTTTCGACCGCGAGGTCAACGTAAGCCTGCCGGATGTCAAGGGACGCGAGCAAATCCTCCAGGTGCATTCGGGCAAAGTCAAAGTTTCAGACAAGGTGAACTGGGCGGTCATCGCCCGTGGAACACCCGGCTTCTCGGGAGCCGAACTGGCCAATCTGATCAACGAAGCCGCCCTGCTGGCCGCCCGACGCAATGCGGAAGCCATCGAACAACCCGATCTGGAAGAGGCCCGGGACAAGGTCCGCTGGGGCCGTGAACGCCGCAGCCTCGCCATGAGCGAAGCCGAGAAACGGAACACCGCCTATCATGAAGCCGGCCACGCCATCCTCAGCATTTTATTGGAACATACCGATCCCCTGCACAAAGTCACGATCATCCCGCGCGGCCCGTCGCTCGGCGTGACCATGTCGCTCCCCGAAGGCGATGTCTGGAGCTATTACCGCCGTAAATTGCGCGACATCATGTGCATGACCATGGGAGGCCGCGTGGCCGAGGAGGTGTTGCTGGGCGATGTGTGCAGCGGCGCCGCCATGGACATCCGCCAGGTCACCGCCATCGCGCGCAAGATGGTTTGCGAATGGGGCATGAGCGAAAAATTGGGCATGGTCGAATACGGCACACACCAGGATTATGTTTTCCTGGGCCGCGACATTTCGCGCCCGCGCGATTACAGCGAAGCCACCGCCGAGGAAATCGACCGGGAAGTTCTGAGCCTGGTTAACGAAGCCCATGACCGCGCCAAAACGATCATCACCGAAAACAAGGACAAAGTCGAAGCCATCGCCAAGGCGCTGATCGAATATGAGACGCTCGACGGCAAACAGGTCGATGACATCGTCAAGCTGGGCCGCATGCAGGAGCCGCCTCACAAAACATTGACGCCTCCCTCGCAGCCCAATCCGCAGGAACCGTTGGGGGGCGGAAAGCCCGTCAAGGACCCCAAGGACAACGACGGCCTCCTGCCCGGCCTCCAAGGCGCCCCCGCCGGCGTCTGA
- a CDS encoding rod shape-determining protein — MINRLLGLFSSDIGIDLGTANTLIYVKDRGIVLREP, encoded by the coding sequence ATGATTAATAGATTATTAGGACTGTTTTCCAGCGACATCGGAATTGATTTAGGAACGGCGAATACTTTGATTTATGTCAAGGATCGCGGGATTGTTTTGCGCGAGCCCT